TGACGGGCGGTGTGTACAAGGCCCGGGAACGAATTCACCGCCGTATGGCTGACCGGCGATTACTAGCGATTCCGGCTTCATGCAGGCGAGTTGCAGCCTGCAATCCGAACTGAGGACGGGTTTTTGGAGTTAGCTCACCCTCGCGGGATCGCGACCCTTTGTCCCGTCCATTGTAGCACGTGTGTCGCCCAGGGCATAAGGGGCATGATGACTTGACGTCATCCTCACCTTCCTCCGGCTTATCACCGGCAGTCTGCTCAGGGTTCCAAACTCAACGGTGGCAACTAAACACGAGGGTTGCGCTCGTTGCGGGACTTAACCCAACACCTTACGGCACGAGCTGACGACAGCCATGCACCACCTGTGTCCGCGTTCCCGAAGGCACCCCTCTCTTTCAAGAGGATTCGCGGCATGTCAAGCCCTGGTAAGGTTCTTCGCTTTGCATCGAATTAAACCACATGCTCCACCGCTTGTGCGGGCCCCCGTCAATTCCTTTGAGTTTCATTCTTGCGAACGTACTCCCCAGGCGGGATACTTAACGCGTTAGCTACAGCACTGCACGGGTCGATACGCACAGCGCCTAGTATCCATCGTTTACGGCTAGGACTACTGGGGTATCTAATCCCATTCGCTCCCCTAGCTTTCGTCTCTCAGTGTCAGTGTCGGCCCAGCAGAGTGCTTTCGCCGTTGGTGTTCTTTCCGATCTCTACGCATTTCACCGCTCCACCGGAAATTCCCTCTGCCCCTACCGTACTCCAGCTTGGTAGTTTCCACCGCCTGTCCAGGGTTGAGCCCTGGGATTTGACGGCGGACTTAAAAAGCCACCTACAGACGCTTTACGCCCAATCATTCCGGATAACGCTTGCATCCTCTGTATTACCGCGGCTGCTGGCACAGAGTTAGCCGATGCTTATTCCCCAGATACCGTCATTGCTTCTTCTCCGGGAAAAGAAGTTCACGACCCGTGGGCCTTCTACCTCCACGCGGCATTGCTCCGTCAGGCTTTCGCCCATTGCGGAAAATTCCCCACTGCTGCCTCCCGTAGGAGTCTGGGCCGTGTCTCAGTCCCAGTGTGGCTGATCATCCTCTCGGACCAGCTACTGATCATCGCCTTGGTAAGCTATTGCCTCACCAACTAGCTAATCAGACGCGAGCCCCTCCTCGGGCGGATTCCTCCTTTTGCTCCTCAGCCTACGGGGTATTAGCAGCCGTTTCCAGCTGTTGTTCCCCTCCCAAGGGCAGGTTCTTACGCGTTACTCACCCGTCCGCCACTGGAAACACCACTTCCCGTCCGACTTGCATGTGTTAAGCATGCCGCCAGCGTTCATCCTGAGCCAGGATCGAACTCTCCATGAGATTCATAGTTGCATTACTTATAGCTTCCTTGTTCGTAGACAAAGCCGGTTCGGAATTGTCTTTCATTCCAAGGCATAACTTGTATCCATGCGCTTCATATTCGCCTGGAGTTCGCTCCCAGAAATATAGCCATCCCTACCCCCTCACGTCAATCCCACGAGCCTCTTATCCATTCTTATTCGATCACGGCGGGGGGCAAGGCAAAATAGAAAAACTCACATTGGGTTTAGGGATAATCAGGCTCGAACTGATGACTTCCACCACGTCAAGGTGACACTCTACCGCTGAGTTATATCCCTTCCCTGCCCCCATCAAGAAATAGAACTGACTAATCCTAAGTCAAAGGATCGAGAAACTCAACAACGCCACTATTCTTGAACAACTTGGAGCCAGGCTTTCCTTTCGCACTATTACGGATACGAAAATAATGGAAAAAGTTGGATTCAATTGTCAACTGCTCCTATCGGAAATAGGATTGACTACGGATTCGAGCCATATACACATGGTTTCATAAAACCGTACGATTCTCCCGATCTAAATCAAGCAGGTTTTACATGAAGAAGGTTTGCCTCAGCATGTTCTATTCGATACGAGTAGGAGAAGCGGTattcttaaaaaaatagagaaatcagAACCAAGTTAAGATGATACGGATCAGCCCCTTCTTCTTGCGCCAAAGATCTTACCATTTCCGAAGGAACTGGAGTTACATCTCTTTTCCAGTTCCATTCAAGAGTTCTTATGGGTTTCCACGACCCTTTAAGACCCCgaaattttgacaaatttcttttcttttcttaggaACACATACAAGATTCGTCACTACAAACAGGATAATGGTAACCCCACGATTAATTACTTCATTTATGAATTTCATAGTAATAGAAATACATGTCCTACCGAAACAGAATTTGTAACTTGCTATCCTCTTGCCTAGCGGGCAAGGATTTACCTCCGTGGAAAAGATGATTCATTCGGATCCGCATGAAAGCCCAACTCCATTGCATTGCCAGAATCCATGTTGTATATTTGAAAGAGGTTGACCTCCTTGCTTCTCTCATGGTACAATCCTCTTCCCGCTGAGCCCCCTTTCTCCTCGGTCCACAGAGACAAAATGGAATGTAGGACTAGGACTGGCGCCAACAGTTAATCACGGAAGAAAGGACTCACTGAGCCGGGATCACTAACTAATACTAATCTAATCTAACTAATACTAATCTAATACTAATAGAATACTAATCTAATACTCTAATACTAATAGAATagaaaaaatagaatagaaaatacTAATATAATAGAAAGAACTGTCTTTTCTGTATACTTTCCCCGGTTCCGTTGCTACCGCAGGCTTTACGCAATCGATCGGATCATATAGATATCCCTTCAACACAACATAGGTCGTCGAAAGGATCTCGGAGACTCACCAAAGCACGAAAGCCAGGATCTTTCAGAAAATGGATTCCTATTCGAAGAGTGCATAACCGCATGGATAAGCTCACACTAACCCGTCAATTTTGGATCCAATTCGGGATTTTCCTTGGGGGGTATCAGTAAGGAATTGGAATGTAATAATATTGATTCATATAGGAGGAAAAGGTTCTCTATTGATTCAAATGCTGTACCTATGGGATAGGGATAGAGAAAGAGGAAAAACCGAAGATTTCACATAGTGCTTTTGATCGAAAAATCAATCTGATTTATTTCGTACCCCTCGCTCAATGAGAAAATGGGTCAGATTCTATAGGATCAAACCTATGGGACTTAGGGAATGATGGaagggaataaaataaaaaaaaaaaagaaatcaaaaaaagaggggaaaaaaataataaaaataataaataagtaaataaaaatgaagtAGAAGAACCCAGATTCCAAATGAACAAATTCAAACTTGAAAAGGATCTTTCTGATTCTCGAAGAATGAGGGGCAAAGGGATTGATCGAGAAAGATCTCTTGTTCTTATTATAAGATCGTGTGATTGGATCCGCAGATGTTTGGTAAAAAAAATCTTCTCTTTTGAGAATAATCAAAAATGGAAAGTGTTCAATTGGAACATGAAAACGTGACTGAATTTGTCCTAGTTACTCTTCGGGACAGAGTGGAAGAAGGGAGGAGATTCTCGAACGAGGAAAAGGACCCAATGACTTCGAAAGAATTGAACGAGGAGCCGTATGAGGTGAAAATCTCATGTACGGTTCTGTAGAGTGGCAGTAAGGGTGACTTATCTGTCAACTTTTCCACTATCACCCCCAAAAAACCAAACTCTGCCTTACGTAAAGTTGCCAGAGTACGATTAACCTCTGGGTTTGAAATCACTGCTTATATACCTGGTATTGGCCATAATTCACAAGAACATTCTGTAGTCTTAGTAAGAGGGGGAAGGGTTAAGGATTTACCCGGTGTGAGATATCACATTGTTCGAGGAACCCTAGATGCTGTCGGAGTAAAGGATCGTCAACAAGGGCGTTCTAGTGCGTTGTAGATTCTTATCCAAGACTTGTATCATTTGATGATGCCATGTGAATCGCTAGAAACATGTGAAGTGTATGGCTAACCCAATAACGAAAGTTTCGTAAGGGGACTGGAGCAGGCTACCATGAGACAAAAGATCTTCTTTCTAAAGAGATTCGATTCGGAACTATTATATGTCCAAGGTCCAATATTGAAATAATTTCAGAGGTTTTCCCTGACTTTGTCCGTGTCAACAAACAATTCGAAATGCCTCGACTCTTTTAGAACAGGTCCGGGTCAAATAGCAATGATTCGAAGCACTTCTTTTTACACTATTTCGGAAACCCAAGGACTCAATCGTATGGATATGTAAAATACAGGATTTCCAATCCTAGCAGGAAAGGGAGGGAAACGGATACTCAATTTAAAGTGAGTAAACAGAATTCCATACTCGATCTCATAGATACATATGGAATTCCGTGGAAAACCGTATTCGATGAAAGTCGTATGTACGGCTTGGAGGGAGATCTTTCATATCTTTCGAGATCCACCCTACAATATGGggtcaaaaagccaaaataaatgattttagcccttataaaaagaaaatggatTCTTGAACCCCTTTCACGCTCATGTCACGTCGAGGTACTGCAGAAGAAAAAACTGCAAAATCCGATCCAATTTATCGTAATCGATTAGTTAACATGTTGGTTAACCGTATTCTGAAACACGGAAAAAAATCATTGGCTTATCAAATTATCTATCGAGCCTTGAAAAAGATTCAACAAAAGACAGAAACAAATCCACTATCTGTTTTACGTCAAGCAATACGTGGAGTAACTCCCGATATAGCAGTAAAAGCAAGACGTGTAGGCGGATCGACTCATCAAGTTCCCATTGAAATAGGATCCACACAAGGAAAAGCACTTGCCATTCGTTGGTTATTAGGGGCATCCCGAAAACGTCCGGGTCGAAATATGGCTTTCAAATTAAGTTCCGAATTAGTGGATGCTGCCAAAGGGAGTGGCGATGCCATACGCAAAAAGGAAGAGACTCATAGAATGGCAGAGGCAAATAGAGCTTTTGCACATTTTCGTTAATCCATGAACAGGATCGATATAGACACATAGATTCATGGATCCATACATCTCGATCGGAAAAGAatcaatagaaaaagaaagaatcggAATTGATCGATATATTTCTCGAAACAAACGAAAAGGAAACGAAAGCTGAAACATAAATCATGGATCAACTAAGCCCTCTCGGGGACTTGCTTAAGAATAAGAAAGAGGAATCTCATGTAAATACCATGGAATAAGGTTTGATCCTATTCATGGGGATTCCGTAAATATTCCCATTCCAAAACTAGAAAGTTCGAAACAATTGGGATTTTTTTTGGAGATTGGATGCAGTTACTAATTCATGATCTGGCATGTACAGAATGAAAACTTCATTCTCGATTCTACGAGAATTTTTATGAAAGCCTTTCATTTGCTTCTCTTCGATGGAAGTTTTATTTTCCCAGAATGTATCCTAATTTTTGGCCTAATTCTTCTTCTGATGATCGATTCAACCTCTGATCAAAAAGATATACCTTGGTTATATTTCATCTCTTCAACAAGTTTAGTAATGAGCATAACGGCCCTATTGTTCCGATGGAGAGAAGAACCTATGATTAGCTTTTCAGGAAATTTCCAAACGAACAATTTCAACGAAatctttcaatttcttattttactatgttCAACTCTATGTATTCCTCTATCCGTAGAGTACATTGAATGTACAGAAATGGCTATAGCAGAGTTTCTGTTATTCGTATTAACAGCTACTCTAGGAGGAATGTTTTTATGCGGTGCTAACGATTTAATAACTATCTTTGTAGCTCCAGAATGTTTCAGTTTATGCTCCTACCTATTATCTGGATATACCAAGAAAGATGTACGGTCTAATGAGGCTACTACGAAATATTTACTCATGGGTGGGGCAAGCTCTTCTATTCTGGTTCATGGTTTCTCTTGGCTATATGGTTCATCCGGGGGAGAGATCGAGCTTCAAGAAATAGTGAATGGTCTTATCAATACACAAATGTATAACTCCCCAGGAATTTCAATTGCGCTTATATTCATCACTGTAGGAATTGGGTTCAAGCTTTCCCCAGCCCCTTCTCATCAATGGACTCCTGACGTATACGAAGGAGTGCGGTTCGTTCGATAAATTCCTACCTCTCTATCTATCTCTGAGATGTTTGGATTTTTCAAAACTCCATGGACATGCAGAAGAGAAATGCTATCCCCACTCAGACCAAGACATAACTTTGACTTGTTCAAATAACAATTAAGGTGAAGCAGGGTCAGGAACAACGATTCTCTTTATGATAAACAGATCCATTTTGCAAGTTCGTTATTACGGGTAGTTCCTACAAAGGATCGGACTAATGACGTATACAATACTTGAATTCTCGATGTAGATGCTACATAGTTGGTTCTCATCCTTCAGAGACTACGAGTGTAATAGGAGCATCCGTCGACAAAAGGATCACCCTAAGATGATCATCTCATGGCTATTGAGAACGAATCAAATCAGATGGTTCTATTTCTCAATCTTTCTGACTTGCTCCTACGGAACCAAGGTCGAAAAGATTGAGAAAAATCAGTCATTCACAACCACTGATGAAGGATTCCTCGAAAAGTTAAGGATTAGTAATCCGTTTTAGAAATCGAATGGGTTCGATCTTATACATACGCGAGGAAGGTaatcaaaaaaaagaaagaagataagTTCTtctttacttttatcacttaggAGCCGTGCGAGATGAAAGTCTCATGCACGGTTTTGAATGAGAGAAAGAAGTGAGGAATCCTCTTTTCGACTCTGACTCTCCCACTCCAGTCGTTGCTTTTCTTTCTGTTACTTCGAAAGTAGCTGCTTCGGCTTCAGCCACTCGAATTTTCGAtattcctttttatttctcaTCAAACGAATGGCATCTTCTTCTGGAAATCCTAGCTATTCTTAGCATGATATTGGGGAATCTCATTGCTATTACTCAAACAAGCATGAAACGTATGCTTGCATATTCGTCCATAGGTCAAATCGGATATGTAATTATTGGAATAATTGTTGGAGACTCAAATGGTGGATATGCGAGCATGATAACTTATATGCTGTTCTATATCTCCATGAATCTAGGAACTTTTGCTTGCATTGTATTATTTGGTCTACGTACCGGAACTGATAACATTCGAGATTATGCAGGATTATACACAAAAGATCCTTTTTTGGCTCTCTCTTTAGCTCTATGTCTCTTATCTCTAGGAGGTCTTCCTCCACTAGCAGGTTTTTTCGGAAAACTCCATTTATTCTGGTGTGGATGGCAGGCAGGCCTATATTTCTTGGTTTCAATAGGACTCCTTACGAGCGTTGTTTCTATCTACTATTATCTAAAAATAATCAAGTTATTAATGACTGGACGAAACCAAGAAATAACCCCTCACGTGCGAAATTATAGAAGATCCCCTTTAAGATCAAACAATTCCATCGAATTGAGTATGATTGTATGTGTGATAGCATCTACTATACCAGGAATATCAATGAACCCGATTATTGCAATTGCTCAGGATACCCTTTTTTAGTTTAGCTTCTAGTTAGCTTCTAGAATCTATTTCTTAGTTCAAGGTCCCTCTTTACTAACTGGAATCAAAGAATTAGTAGATCTGTTCCGCCCAAAATGGGAATGGGCTGGGGTTATGAACTTATAATCTATAATCTGATGATCGAGTCGATTCCATGATTATAAGTTCATTCCATACCGGACCAGACCGGAATAGGGCTATATACATTCTCATTATGAGAAGGGGTCATTCGAGCGTATCTAAATAGATACTATGTTTACATATGGATCCCTACGTCGTTACATTCCATTTAGGATTAGGAATGGGCGTAATCGGGCCTTCTTTTTACATATCTCTCGTTATTTGGGACCCTattcacctcttttctttttttcttctattgAATCGAGAAATAAATAGGTTTGATTGTCCATCTTTTtaatataatctatatatatttaatataatcttAATATAGACATCCTCCGGATACTTCAAATCGAAGCAATTGGATGTCCGACTCGGGCCTATATGACATGACCGATCAATAGAAATACTCCAACACTCCACCTTTGTCATATATTCCATACATCACACTAGATAGATATCATATTCATGGAATACGATTCACTTTCAAGATGCCTTGGTGGTGAAATGGTAGACACGCGAGACTCAAAATCTCGTGCTAAAGAGCGTGGAGGTTCGAGTCCTCTTCAAGGCATAATATTGAGAATGCTCATTGAATTGGAATAAGTTCGGCAGCGGATCACGAGATCTTGGGGATCTTCTCTATCTAATGAATGGGGAGTCCGCTTTGAAATCGTTCGCCCTGCACCCACCCCCGAGTATATGCTTCAACAGGAATCACGCACACAAGGNNNNNNNNNNNNNNNNNNNNNNNNNNNNNNNNNNNNNNNNNNNNNNNNNNNNNNNNNNNNNNNNNNNNNNNNNNNNNNNNNNNNNNNNNNNNNNNNNNNNNNNNNNNNNNNNNNNNNNNNNNNNNNNNNNNNNNNNNNNNNNNNNNNNNNNNNNNNNNNNNNNNNNNNNNNNNNNNNNNNNNNNNNNNNNNNNNNNNNNNNNNNNNNNNNNNNNNNNNNNNNNNNNNNNNNNNNNNNNNNNNNNNNNNNNNNNNNNNNNNNNNNNNNNNNNNNNNNNNNNNNNNNNNNNNNNNNNNNNNNNNNNNNNNNNNNNNNNNNNNNNNNNNNNNNNNNNNNNNNNNNNNNNNNNNNNNNNNNNNNNNNNNNNNNNNNNNNNNNNNNNNNNNNNNNNNNNNNNNNNNNNNNNNNNNNNNNNNNNNNNNNNNNNNNNNNNNNNNNNNNNNNNNNNNNNNNNNNNNNNNNNNNNNNNNNNNNNNNNNNNNNNNNNNNNNNNNNNNNNNGAGTGTTCAGAGCAGAGCATCGAGAAAAAGGACACTAAAAATATCGACAAAATCATATTAAAGAAATGTCTGTTACAAACCTAGACAAAACAGATTCGAGTAGCGGACATAACTGTCATTTTCACTTTCGGACTAGGATCaggaaaataaattatattattttttatgaaaaaatattattAGCACTTAGCTCGctttttttccatatattatttacaatttcaaaaattttgattttaggtataaaaaataaataagtaatttaggcattcataatatataatttcatcattttaatcatttatgttaaaatagtaaataaaaatttaatgtcaaataaaattttctattaaataataatatttttaaaattactctTAATAACTTCGGTTTCTTTgtttcatcatcatcaccatAACCACCATCATCATCCCATTGTCATCTTCTTCTCCAACATCAACCCCTAAGATCTCTCTAATAATTGTTTCTGTAACAGTATGATTTTTAGTGATATCGAAACATTCGATTTTAGGATCTCATTTTTGTAAATAGAGTctgtaaataaaaactaaaaatatttacggagttaatataaaaatatgttgaaaaatgTTTGAGTAAATTAACcgataaaatagttaattaaggctcaGTGACTGAATTATAAAAGTCCAAtcgtgtaacaacccgattttgggcctagtcggaacagtaacttcggaaccactattttgaggccggagaaaattattttgatgttattttatgtgttataatgtgtttttataagtgcatgttaattttggtatattaattttagcgatttctagtccaatttcgaaaaaggactaaatcgcgcaaaaagtaaaagttatgttttaatacctaaaggtgttaaattgccttgtatcttaaattgggggtttttaatgtgaaattaggccattgaaagaGTGATGACCGACCATGAGACAAGGAATTAAATGGTCAAATATGTTAGGTAAGAGTTCGGTGACTTATTtgacaaataagtaataaaataaagaaaagaaaatatcatcttttcttcatcttctctccatCGATTTTTCCAACCAAGAAAAGGATTTAGAAGCTAGAAAATTTCAGCAAAGAAACTCCCAtgctagtaagtgatttttaatgtctttattgataatttttgcatttttggaacccctaaagcatgagctttcaaaagaggggactattttgcaaaatgattaagagtctagggtttttccatgaaagcatatgtgttgttttctgactttttatggaagaatatgagtttggtagtgttataaacaacttttatgaaagaaatttgcatgaaaacacctaaaatggggtATTTTGCAAAGTTGTTAAataagtgtaaatatgtgaaataattgaatttgtgagttgctatagttatgaaaatggtttgtctAGGCTTAATGagtaagaaaatgtgataaaaatcattttacgagcctagagacaatttggtaattttggtaaagtataggggtgttacaaatcgttatagaattttaattaagaaaacgCTTAAGGATTCAAATAACAATTATCCTACGAGGctaaaatggttattaaaccaaTAAATAGCATGAGATAGTAGATGTTGATGTTAATATTAGCATccatttatgtttaattatgagatgaaatatatatataaatatgcttTATTAAGGTAACTAAACATGATCTATTAGACTAATTAAGCATTAATTGgcctataaataaaaaaattggtggaaagaaaaagaatattATCTTTTCCATCCTTAATCATCCACCATCGTTAAAAACCA
The sequence above is drawn from the Gossypium hirsutum isolate 1008001.06 chromosome A05, Gossypium_hirsutum_v2.1, whole genome shotgun sequence genome and encodes:
- the LOC121229165 gene encoding 30S ribosomal protein S7, chloroplastic → MSRRGTAEEKTAKSDPIYRNRLVNMLVNRILKHGKKSLAYQIIYRALKKIQQKTETNPLSVLRQAIRGVTPDIAVKARRVGGSTHQVPIEIGSTQGKALAIRWLLGASRKRPGRNMAFKLSSELVDAAKGSGDAIRKKEETHRMAEANRAFAHFR
- the LOC121229164 gene encoding LOW QUALITY PROTEIN: NAD(P)H-quinone oxidoreductase subunit 2 A, chloroplastic-like (The sequence of the model RefSeq protein was modified relative to this genomic sequence to represent the inferred CDS: inserted 1 base in 1 codon); this encodes MYRMKTSFSILREXFMKAFHLLLFDGSFIFPECILIFGLILLLMIDSTSDQKDIPWLYFISSTSLVMSITALLFRWREEPMISFSGNFQTNNFNEIFQFLILLCSTLCIPLSVEYIECTEMAIAEFLLFVLTATLGGMFLCGANDLITIFVAPECFSLCSYLLSGYTKKDVRSNEATTKYLLMGGASSSILVHGFSWLYGSSGGEIELQEIVNGLINTQMYNSPGISIALIFITVGIGFKLSPAPSHQWTPDVYEGSPTPVVAFLSVTSKVAASASATRIFDIPFYFSSNEWHLLLEILAILSMILGNLIAITQTSMKRMLAYSSIGQIGYVIIGIIVGDSNGGYASMITYMLFYISMNLGTFACIVLFGLRTGTDNIRDYAGLYTKDPFLALSLALCLLSLGGLPPLAGFFGKLHLFWCGWQAGLYFLVSIGLLTSVVSIYYYLKIIKLLMTGRNQEITPHVRNYRRSPLRSNNSIELSMIVCVIASTIPGISMNPIIAIAQDTLF